A window of the Rhodoferax sp. GW822-FHT02A01 genome harbors these coding sequences:
- a CDS encoding histidine phosphatase family protein encodes MEIYLLRHGQSEANVLNLVCGQLDYPLTQNGIAQAATACNYLKTIGFDRVYSSSLSRAIHTVKPLMKEVDVQVYDQLMELDTGDVSHITLQELRASDARYRRPWLFPDLRHPGGETFREMIIRISAWFDIHSKSWRDGEKILIVGHEGTLRVIYLKLMGLKLDEYPDFPIGNCEQLYFMLNNGRVIEHRHLTLNGEVKINP; translated from the coding sequence GTGGAAATTTATTTACTTCGTCATGGTCAGAGCGAGGCCAATGTACTTAATTTGGTATGTGGGCAGTTGGACTACCCCCTAACTCAAAACGGAATCGCGCAGGCCGCCACTGCATGTAATTACCTCAAGACTATTGGTTTTGACAGAGTCTATTCATCGTCGTTGTCGCGTGCCATTCATACGGTCAAGCCCTTAATGAAAGAAGTTGATGTTCAAGTCTATGATCAGCTTATGGAGCTAGATACGGGGGACGTAAGCCATATTACGCTGCAGGAATTGCGGGCAAGCGATGCGCGATACCGTCGCCCTTGGCTCTTCCCGGACTTACGTCACCCGGGCGGCGAGACATTCAGAGAAATGATCATCCGTATATCTGCCTGGTTTGACATTCATTCAAAATCGTGGCGAGATGGCGAGAAAATATTGATCGTCGGCCATGAAGGAACGCTACGCGTTATTTATCTAAAGTTGATGGGGCTGAAATTGGATGAATATCCAGATTTTCCGATTGGTAACTGTGAACAGCTTTATTTTATGCTCAATAATGGGCGAGTGATTGAACACAGGCATTTAACTCTGAATGGCGAAGTGAAGATTAATCCATGA
- a CDS encoding glycosyltransferase family 1 protein — MHIVIDLNAVQGESRFRGIGRYSLSLARAMAVEAKARKHRVTLVLNEMFPESVPVLRQTFDGIVDQGSISIFATAGQSAEMVPENIWRTRASELLREQHIAALKPDVLHVASLFEGWLDNVVTSVHSDASLKMPTATTLYDLIPYALPELYLQDIGYRAYYLNKLESLKRSELLLAISSSSQKEAIQFLKISPNRVVNISAAVDSSFLPQSLSAESASALLAKYHIARPFIFYVPGGFDPRKNFDRLLEAFAALPPKLRKQHQLVIGSKVPDGIRDHLSAKAKSLGLKKDELLLTGYVGDVDLRGLYSLCKLYVFPSLHEGFGLPALEAMACGAPVIASNTTSLPEVIGREDALFDPLSVQDISELIQKALKDGAFRESLKAHALQQAARFSWERSARIALDAFEEKFQSRSSAEVSPKFGSVKQRCTQIAKRLDKLKLAVNPSVIDADRVMQALNYNQPKLQQKQLLVDISELVNRDAKSGIQRVVRSILLHLITNQPDGYRVEPVYSETGFSGLRYARHFAAGFVGSKQEAGENAPLLFNKGDVYIGLDLTAHLFPGMNATLSQMRGVGVKIHYVVYDLTPLNNRQWHSEGMTAAFTGWIDSLTKYADSLVCISKAVADEVKAWLHRHPPKPARRLPVTYFHLGADIQSSQPTNGLPEGAEVTLGILSSAPSFLMVGTVEPRKGYAQALSAFEQLWKKGLDVNLVIVGKGGWNVDVLIDKLRSHPERDKRLHWLEGISDEYLQKIYTTSTALLATSQAEGFGLPLIEAAQYALPIIARGLPVFKEVAGKNAYYFDGVGGRTLARTIKAWLVLKERNKAPSSAGMRWLTWAQSSEQLLKNTLPKSRRP, encoded by the coding sequence ATGCATATTGTTATTGACCTTAACGCCGTCCAAGGCGAAAGTCGTTTTAGAGGTATTGGCCGATATTCGTTGTCTCTGGCCCGGGCGATGGCCGTTGAGGCAAAGGCAAGGAAACATCGCGTAACTTTGGTACTTAACGAGATGTTCCCGGAATCAGTACCTGTATTGAGGCAGACATTCGACGGAATCGTTGATCAAGGCAGCATATCAATCTTCGCGACGGCAGGGCAATCTGCTGAAATGGTTCCAGAGAACATTTGGCGCACCCGTGCATCGGAGCTTCTTCGCGAACAACACATCGCCGCCCTAAAGCCGGATGTTCTGCATGTGGCAAGTTTGTTCGAGGGATGGCTGGACAATGTAGTGACTTCAGTACACTCCGATGCATCCTTAAAAATGCCGACGGCAACAACTCTATATGACCTTATTCCATATGCCTTACCAGAGCTATATCTCCAAGATATTGGTTACCGTGCGTATTACCTGAACAAACTGGAGTCGCTCAAACGAAGTGAACTATTACTGGCGATCTCGTCCTCGTCCCAAAAAGAAGCCATTCAATTTCTGAAAATTTCTCCGAATCGTGTAGTCAATATTTCCGCAGCAGTTGACAGCAGTTTTCTGCCTCAAAGCCTCTCTGCTGAATCTGCGTCAGCCCTTCTTGCCAAGTACCATATTGCACGCCCTTTCATTTTTTATGTGCCCGGCGGGTTCGACCCACGAAAAAATTTTGACCGATTACTTGAGGCCTTCGCGGCGCTGCCTCCAAAACTTCGCAAACAGCACCAGTTGGTCATCGGCAGTAAGGTTCCAGATGGCATTCGGGACCATTTATCGGCGAAGGCAAAGTCACTGGGGCTCAAGAAGGACGAGTTATTGCTTACAGGTTATGTCGGTGATGTGGATCTGCGTGGGCTGTATAGCCTCTGCAAACTCTATGTTTTCCCCTCGCTGCACGAAGGATTTGGCCTACCCGCTTTAGAGGCGATGGCGTGCGGTGCGCCAGTGATTGCCTCTAATACGACGAGCCTTCCCGAGGTCATTGGTAGAGAAGACGCGTTGTTCGATCCCCTTTCCGTTCAGGATATTTCTGAGCTTATACAAAAGGCCTTGAAAGATGGGGCCTTCAGAGAGTCGCTTAAAGCGCATGCACTCCAGCAAGCTGCGCGCTTTTCTTGGGAGCGTAGCGCGCGGATTGCATTGGATGCGTTTGAGGAAAAGTTCCAATCCCGTAGTTCTGCCGAAGTGTCCCCGAAGTTTGGCAGCGTCAAGCAACGATGCACCCAAATTGCTAAACGTTTGGACAAATTAAAGCTGGCGGTCAACCCATCCGTGATTGATGCGGATCGGGTAATGCAGGCCTTAAATTACAACCAGCCAAAGCTGCAGCAAAAGCAGCTACTGGTCGACATCTCCGAACTAGTTAACCGCGACGCAAAATCCGGCATCCAGCGGGTAGTTCGTAGCATCCTCTTGCATCTAATTACTAATCAACCAGACGGGTACCGTGTGGAGCCTGTTTATTCGGAGACAGGTTTTAGCGGACTTCGATACGCGCGTCATTTCGCAGCGGGGTTCGTTGGATCGAAGCAAGAAGCGGGAGAAAATGCACCGTTATTATTTAACAAGGGAGATGTGTATATCGGCCTGGATTTGACGGCCCATCTCTTTCCTGGCATGAACGCAACGCTTAGTCAGATGCGCGGTGTCGGAGTGAAGATCCATTATGTTGTTTATGATTTAACGCCGTTAAACAATCGGCAATGGCATTCCGAAGGAATGACTGCTGCTTTCACCGGTTGGATTGATTCCTTGACAAAATATGCCGACAGCCTGGTATGTATATCAAAGGCAGTCGCCGACGAAGTTAAGGCTTGGTTGCACCGGCATCCACCTAAACCGGCTAGACGGCTGCCAGTGACCTATTTCCATCTAGGTGCTGATATTCAAAGCAGTCAGCCAACCAATGGGTTACCCGAGGGGGCCGAAGTCACTCTGGGCATATTGTCTTCTGCCCCGTCATTTCTGATGGTTGGTACCGTCGAGCCGCGTAAGGGTTACGCGCAGGCACTGAGCGCTTTTGAACAGCTTTGGAAGAAAGGGTTGGACGTTAATCTAGTGATCGTAGGCAAAGGGGGCTGGAACGTCGATGTACTCATAGACAAATTGCGGAGCCACCCTGAGAGGGATAAGAGGTTGCACTGGTTAGAAGGAATCAGCGACGAGTATCTGCAGAAAATTTACACCACAAGCACCGCATTGTTGGCAACTTCACAGGCTGAAGGTTTCGGGCTGCCACTCATTGAAGCCGCGCAATATGCATTGCCCATCATCGCTCGAGGATTGCCGGTGTTTAAGGAGGTCGCAGGTAAAAACGCGTATTACTTTGATGGTGTTGGCGGGAGGACTCTTGCTCGCACTATAAAAGCTTGGCTGGTGCTGAAGGAGAGGAACAAGGCGCCATCCAGTGCAGGCATGCGGTGGCTAACGTGGGCTCAAAGCAGTGAGCAACTGCTGAAGAACACACTGCCTAAAAGCAGACGACCATGA
- a CDS encoding glycosyltransferase family 39 protein → MSLLDSKCKSRNSVAQSRFTMVGSLVILAISLLVFLTARNAGMYPSVFADEWFYNLFSRLYDIKYAQRPSYLYFGIYSLTNQCGDGFLECARLINALFFLAAIPFIYSLARQYLSRRIALWVTAISVFSPINVYTAYFMPESMYYFGFYLFAWITLKGFSRKPIASVIFAGFALGAMTMVKVHAVFLLPGLWAVIALPLLSTPNYKNAVKVCGLVFISFIAFLSCRLGIGYLVVGKAGLDILGTDYTATATSASGMQQIRHLIPLTAYNLWGNILAVAVMFALPLAMLSNISIYFKNDEDRKRLELRALNIFTSTLLILLIVVTAIFFARVQGTSPYENIQRLSLRYYDFLFPLFYIIIGVEVNKDIDGSRTSKFKLLSIGVIALISAYAVATGMRGYLPGIADGPELRAFTYNPYVFSGLGVLGIICSIVSMFHLRTGAKLYIWFYLPLTILLSGHFTNKEMRLRLESDAYDEAGQFVQRYLGSDVAKLVIVAPELSSIFRAHFYMKSQKTAFITLPNNSRIDPHSISENKEWLLLMGSYDNPFDIKEMIRIPERTQPFNLSNFNVAPKESSLDSYTLVRIASSLTVNFLDESLSPQLRKVEGLAVKEQIGRWSTGKQLLLTFSKPLPEKFELTLDAFAFGPNIGEPISMEIGGKLYKFVLSGKPSTVKISIASDRRDENIKIEIPDPISPEDLGLSSDTRKLGVALRLITIREPLHTN, encoded by the coding sequence ATGAGCCTTCTAGACTCTAAATGCAAGAGCCGAAATTCGGTTGCACAATCGCGTTTCACTATGGTTGGCAGTCTGGTTATTTTGGCGATTTCACTACTTGTATTTCTTACGGCAAGAAATGCTGGCATGTATCCCTCTGTCTTTGCTGACGAGTGGTTTTACAACCTGTTTTCTCGCCTTTACGACATTAAGTACGCGCAGCGGCCCTCGTACCTCTACTTTGGCATTTACAGCCTCACGAATCAATGCGGCGATGGGTTTCTGGAGTGCGCACGACTGATTAATGCATTGTTTTTTCTAGCCGCTATTCCGTTTATATACAGCTTGGCTCGTCAATACCTTTCACGACGTATAGCGCTCTGGGTAACAGCGATTTCTGTTTTTTCACCAATTAACGTGTACACGGCATATTTCATGCCCGAGTCCATGTACTACTTTGGGTTTTATCTCTTTGCTTGGATAACGCTAAAAGGGTTTTCTCGGAAGCCAATTGCATCCGTAATTTTCGCAGGCTTTGCACTGGGTGCAATGACTATGGTTAAGGTCCATGCTGTATTCCTCTTGCCTGGACTATGGGCAGTGATTGCCTTACCTCTGCTATCCACACCAAATTATAAAAATGCCGTAAAAGTTTGTGGGTTAGTATTTATTTCGTTCATCGCATTTCTGAGCTGCAGGCTCGGCATAGGTTATCTGGTAGTGGGTAAAGCGGGCTTAGATATTCTGGGGACGGACTACACTGCAACCGCGACATCAGCCAGCGGAATGCAGCAAATTCGCCATTTAATACCCCTGACAGCATACAACCTTTGGGGGAATATTCTTGCGGTCGCAGTGATGTTTGCCTTGCCGCTAGCGATGCTGTCGAATATCAGTATTTACTTTAAGAATGACGAAGACAGAAAACGCTTAGAACTTAGGGCGCTGAATATTTTCACATCAACATTGCTTATTTTATTGATTGTGGTCACCGCCATTTTTTTTGCTAGAGTACAAGGCACTAGTCCATATGAAAATATACAACGTCTTTCACTACGATATTACGATTTTTTATTTCCATTGTTTTATATTATCATTGGCGTTGAAGTAAACAAGGATATCGACGGTTCAAGAACTTCTAAATTTAAACTCTTAAGTATTGGCGTAATCGCGCTAATTTCGGCATATGCTGTAGCTACCGGAATGCGAGGCTATTTACCAGGCATTGCTGATGGCCCCGAATTACGTGCCTTTACCTACAACCCTTACGTTTTTTCAGGTTTGGGGGTATTAGGAATAATTTGTTCGATTGTGTCAATGTTTCATCTACGAACAGGCGCAAAGCTATATATATGGTTTTATTTGCCACTAACAATATTACTGTCAGGGCACTTTACCAACAAAGAAATGAGATTGCGCTTGGAGTCCGATGCCTATGATGAAGCAGGACAATTTGTTCAGAGATACCTGGGGTCGGATGTCGCGAAGCTCGTTATAGTTGCGCCAGAATTGAGCAGTATATTTAGGGCACATTTCTATATGAAGAGCCAGAAAACGGCATTTATAACTCTTCCAAATAATAGTCGTATCGATCCACACTCGATCTCGGAAAACAAGGAGTGGCTATTGTTAATGGGATCATATGATAATCCATTTGATATAAAAGAAATGATTCGCATACCGGAAAGGACGCAACCTTTTAATTTGTCAAATTTCAATGTGGCGCCAAAGGAGTCCTCATTAGATTCATATACTTTGGTGCGTATTGCGTCTAGCTTAACGGTGAATTTTCTCGACGAATCACTATCACCCCAGCTTAGAAAAGTCGAAGGCCTTGCAGTTAAAGAGCAGATTGGTCGATGGTCTACTGGAAAACAACTATTATTAACATTTTCCAAGCCACTTCCGGAGAAATTTGAATTAACATTAGATGCATTTGCTTTTGGTCCGAATATCGGTGAACCAATCTCAATGGAGATAGGTGGGAAACTGTATAAATTCGTCCTAAGCGGAAAACCTTCGACGGTGAAAATATCAATCGCATCAGATCGCAGAGATGAAAATATAAAAATCGAAATACCAGATCCCATATCGCCTGAAGATTTAGGGTTAAGTTCGGATACCAGAAAACTGGGTGTTGCTTTACGGCTAATCACAATTCGTGAACCTCTCCACACTAATTAA
- a CDS encoding glycosyltransferase family 4 protein, protein MTSIAIEKSLKQMNILFSTYPTAFHTPGGGEVQLLQYREFLPAESVNVTLFDPWEPSFQQFDVVHFFSCMSGSLHFCAFIKSLNLPLLVSPNLWITEDNKGNYPFDEIRTMFVLADRVVCNSNMECALLAKVFNIPREKFSTVYNGVNEEFFEPSDPRLFRGTFGIDGPFVLNVANIEARKNQINLIKAMREFPHLKLVLIGYQRDPEYAKACFAEGGDQVKYIGSLPHDSPILKSAYAACELFALPSTLETPGLAALEASACGAKLVITDEGCAQEYFGKGAEYVRHDDVSDIVRGIAQMMSQPRSLISTLVTRANFTWRQAARTLADLYREVKSGEVIHSITDGFHEIEYDGYRLFAWSLPEFGFSSAPGELKFLWRSVHQTLVDIFIDGLIVQRDLKVYREWSYFTLEIPHRKGSSNSSLHFKLRASDENWIGGKFHGVAMAEVTLTPFKSDHNGLPLAALDVPFIKNLTNFYSTETTVFRRQAWVRREPAFDCEPGLLTFWWSSLAGADVDIFVDDIAVQRNIYVSPDGAFHTLTIPHNGNSYRHVRFVVDAKQSQFGGDLRELAVAIGAFSLDNQTLIAN, encoded by the coding sequence GTGACTTCAATTGCAATTGAAAAAAGTCTAAAGCAAATGAATATACTATTTAGCACATACCCGACGGCTTTTCATACGCCAGGAGGGGGGGAAGTCCAGCTACTGCAATATAGAGAATTTCTACCGGCCGAATCGGTGAACGTTACGCTATTTGATCCATGGGAGCCTAGCTTTCAGCAATTTGACGTCGTACACTTTTTTTCTTGTATGAGTGGATCATTGCACTTTTGCGCCTTCATTAAAAGCCTTAACCTCCCTCTCCTTGTATCCCCAAATCTATGGATCACGGAGGATAACAAAGGCAACTATCCTTTTGATGAAATCCGAACGATGTTTGTTCTTGCTGATCGCGTAGTTTGTAACTCCAATATGGAGTGCGCGCTTCTGGCTAAGGTTTTTAATATTCCTCGGGAAAAATTTTCTACTGTTTATAACGGTGTGAATGAGGAGTTTTTCGAGCCATCAGACCCAAGGCTATTTCGCGGCACTTTCGGTATCGATGGGCCATTTGTGCTGAACGTCGCTAATATCGAGGCCAGGAAGAACCAAATTAATTTGATAAAAGCGATGAGGGAATTTCCCCATCTCAAGCTGGTGCTGATCGGTTACCAACGCGATCCAGAATACGCGAAAGCCTGCTTTGCCGAAGGCGGTGATCAGGTGAAATACATAGGCTCGCTTCCTCATGATTCGCCGATCCTCAAATCGGCTTACGCCGCCTGTGAGTTATTTGCTTTACCGAGTACGCTGGAGACTCCGGGGCTTGCAGCCTTGGAAGCGTCAGCGTGCGGCGCCAAACTCGTTATTACCGATGAAGGGTGCGCTCAAGAATATTTTGGTAAGGGAGCAGAGTATGTCAGGCATGACGACGTATCCGACATTGTTCGCGGTATAGCCCAAATGATGTCGCAACCGCGAAGCTTGATTTCTACACTCGTTACGCGCGCAAACTTTACCTGGCGGCAGGCCGCTCGTACCTTGGCTGATCTTTATCGGGAAGTTAAAAGCGGAGAGGTGATTCATTCAATAACAGATGGATTCCATGAGATCGAATACGACGGATACCGGTTGTTCGCTTGGTCGCTGCCCGAATTTGGATTCTCATCTGCACCGGGAGAGCTGAAATTTCTGTGGCGTTCAGTTCATCAGACACTTGTGGACATATTCATCGATGGTTTGATAGTGCAGCGTGATTTGAAGGTTTATCGCGAATGGTCATATTTCACCTTGGAAATTCCGCATAGAAAGGGATCATCCAACAGTAGTCTCCATTTCAAGTTGAGAGCAAGCGACGAAAACTGGATTGGCGGAAAATTCCATGGCGTAGCAATGGCAGAGGTCACTTTGACTCCATTTAAATCCGATCACAATGGCTTGCCTCTGGCGGCATTGGACGTGCCGTTCATCAAAAATCTCACCAACTTCTACTCTACAGAAACAACAGTTTTTAGACGCCAGGCTTGGGTTCGGCGTGAGCCTGCTTTCGACTGCGAACCAGGTTTGCTGACTTTTTGGTGGAGTTCTCTTGCAGGCGCGGATGTAGATATTTTTGTTGATGACATCGCCGTTCAGCGAAATATCTATGTTTCTCCAGACGGAGCGTTTCATACGTTGACCATTCCACATAACGGCAATTCTTACCGCCATGTCCGTTTTGTTGTCGATGCCAAGCAATCTCAGTTTGGTGGCGACTTACGAGAATTAGCAGTTGCAATCGGTGCTTTCTCGCTGGATAACCAAACCCTAATCGCTAACTGA
- a CDS encoding class I SAM-dependent methyltransferase — MLRNKIKQGIKKYFLSTGIIKKKRTPGVFNPFIDPYVCDIVAGDVHLVKGWHAVETSQDELWRWMEKTAVVNFGVEGDNSYFLIHYIYSLPSIGARIEFKGDRGCIEFEVLSGNQVIVINRNHVCSSSNGLISMTVSERYPSGNDSRELGLMIKEIGASNNIGGREGWGESILTCGYRIKSKPDLDRFIGLSYHMANHSDECLLHFFTKFSFEFPTPPADPNSDEYLNFWLNQYNFLHDKSYDVNNEKYNFSDDLLDNIYPYNTKSPRTIGDQLIAAGSIVKSFDGIPIGSSVLEMGVGWGTPALQLALSGYRVTVLDIEEKYLNIVKNRFSKYSLPVEPIHGDYFSIFNLNSKFDVIVFYESFHHCIHHRALLLRLKEILRPGGSIIFAGETVTDELPYDWGLNPTGQGIWSISHHGWMELCFNTKYFLNMLDDFGFSVTDFQCPQTSAGRIFKATCK; from the coding sequence GTGCTAAGAAATAAAATAAAGCAAGGAATTAAAAAATATTTTTTATCGACTGGAATAATAAAGAAAAAAAGGACGCCAGGTGTTTTTAACCCATTTATCGATCCTTATGTATGCGACATAGTTGCGGGTGATGTGCATTTGGTTAAAGGTTGGCATGCTGTTGAAACCTCGCAAGATGAACTTTGGAGATGGATGGAAAAAACTGCGGTGGTTAATTTTGGTGTTGAAGGCGACAACTCGTATTTTTTAATTCATTATATATATTCACTTCCTTCTATTGGTGCGAGAATTGAGTTTAAGGGGGATCGCGGTTGTATTGAGTTTGAGGTTTTGTCTGGTAACCAAGTTATAGTAATTAATAGAAATCATGTTTGTTCATCAAGCAATGGATTAATTTCGATGACTGTATCAGAAAGGTATCCGTCAGGCAATGATTCTCGTGAATTGGGGCTGATGATTAAGGAAATTGGTGCTAGTAATAATATCGGGGGAAGGGAGGGGTGGGGGGAGAGTATTCTGACATGCGGCTATAGAATTAAATCAAAGCCTGATCTTGATCGATTTATAGGTTTGTCTTATCACATGGCAAATCATTCTGACGAGTGCTTACTACATTTTTTCACAAAATTCAGTTTTGAATTTCCAACCCCACCAGCTGATCCAAACTCGGATGAGTATTTGAACTTTTGGCTGAATCAATATAATTTTTTGCATGACAAAAGTTATGATGTAAATAATGAGAAGTATAACTTTTCTGATGATCTGTTAGATAATATTTATCCGTATAACACTAAGTCGCCACGTACTATTGGCGATCAACTTATTGCTGCGGGATCCATCGTGAAATCATTTGATGGCATTCCCATCGGAAGTTCGGTTCTCGAAATGGGTGTTGGTTGGGGTACGCCGGCGTTGCAATTGGCATTGTCGGGCTATAGAGTAACAGTACTTGACATAGAAGAAAAATACCTAAATATTGTTAAAAATAGGTTTTCAAAATACTCTCTTCCTGTTGAGCCAATTCATGGCGATTACTTTAGTATTTTTAACCTAAATTCTAAGTTCGACGTAATTGTGTTTTATGAAAGTTTTCATCATTGCATCCATCACCGTGCATTGCTGCTGCGTTTAAAGGAAATACTTAGGCCGGGAGGTTCGATAATTTTCGCTGGTGAGACGGTCACTGACGAACTTCCGTATGATTGGGGGCTGAATCCAACAGGTCAAGGAATTTGGTCTATATCACACCATGGCTGGATGGAGCTGTGTTTTAATACAAAATATTTTCTTAACATGCTTGATGATTTTGGATTTTCAGTTACTGATTTTCAATGCCCTCAGACGTCCGCTGGTCGAATATTTAAAGCGACCTGCAAGTAA
- a CDS encoding glycosyltransferase: MIKGINFFGPFGVSESIGDAAELDILCLRSAGISYDLYKLSRPTPKDRYTYSSFTPIDDHLISSLKYRINLFHINPRRVPLYFSRLGEDSLKGFYNIGFWVHDMQDIPSLWARQLQFFEEIWTPSSHFQNAVSKSSNIPVLKVPYPIEKQPLSERMKRISEGNIFSSYNFLSIWDVYADAERKNPLFVIRAFLNAHAGNSSVRLIMKTRNLTLDPSLADKLRQIVKDHSNISIIDGYLDEAAMDELYAEADAYVSLHRAEGFGLTISDAMSRGIPVIVTGYSGNMDFCNTDTRLVAYTLREVGHNRSRFRREDVWAEPDLGDATDAFSELVEDHVKWVRKAARARLRIEQEFSVREIGEIMRARIDLISKGFSFHDDMSDREIDLELEIFSTYGF; the protein is encoded by the coding sequence ATGATAAAAGGAATCAATTTCTTCGGACCTTTTGGTGTATCAGAAAGTATCGGCGACGCGGCAGAGTTGGACATTCTCTGTCTAAGGTCTGCAGGCATCTCTTATGATCTTTACAAACTTTCGCGGCCAACACCAAAAGACAGGTACACATATTCCAGCTTTACGCCCATAGATGATCATCTTATCTCTTCACTTAAGTACAGGATAAATCTCTTTCATATCAATCCACGACGGGTTCCGCTATATTTTTCCAGGTTGGGAGAGGACTCTTTAAAAGGTTTTTACAATATCGGATTCTGGGTGCACGACATGCAAGATATTCCGAGTCTTTGGGCACGTCAACTACAGTTCTTCGAAGAGATATGGACCCCGTCATCGCATTTTCAGAATGCCGTATCAAAGTCATCGAATATTCCTGTTTTGAAGGTCCCATACCCAATTGAAAAGCAACCGCTCAGTGAACGTATGAAACGGATTTCTGAGGGTAATATCTTTAGCAGTTATAACTTCTTGTCGATATGGGATGTTTATGCCGATGCAGAGAGAAAAAACCCTCTCTTTGTAATTCGCGCCTTCCTAAATGCACATGCGGGAAACTCTAGTGTACGATTAATAATGAAAACGCGCAACCTGACACTTGACCCTAGTCTGGCAGATAAGTTAAGACAAATCGTAAAAGATCATTCAAACATTTCTATAATTGATGGGTATTTAGATGAGGCTGCTATGGATGAGCTTTATGCAGAAGCGGATGCATATGTGTCTTTGCATCGTGCGGAAGGATTCGGTCTGACAATTTCCGATGCAATGAGTCGTGGAATTCCTGTTATTGTGACCGGATATTCTGGCAATATGGATTTTTGCAATACCGATACCCGTCTAGTGGCTTATACCCTACGGGAAGTCGGTCATAACCGCTCACGTTTCCGCCGAGAAGATGTGTGGGCCGAACCTGACTTGGGAGATGCAACGGATGCCTTTTCTGAACTTGTGGAAGATCATGTCAAGTGGGTGAGAAAGGCGGCGCGCGCTAGACTACGTATCGAGCAGGAGTTTTCTGTGCGTGAAATTGGGGAGATCATGCGGGCGCGGATAGACCTTATCAGCAAGGGCTTCTCGTTTCATGATGATATGAGTGATCGCGAAATCGATTTGGAATTGGAAATATTCAGCACCTACGGATTTTGA
- a CDS encoding glycosyltransferase family 2 protein, producing MTHSIAIILPAYNEEVTIESVIIEFNAALPEAEIYVINNNSKDRTAEIARSTLSNIGCKGSVIDEFQQGKGNAMRRAFLDIDVDIYVLADADLTYPAGRVRDLIAPVLSGQADMVVGDRHSGGHYSEQNKRSLHGFGNELVKKMINMFFQSSLKDIMSGYRVFNRKFVKNYPILVAGFQIETELTLHALDKRFRIMELEIEYVDRPEGSYSKLNTIADGVKVIFTIFHIFRHYKPLRFYGFISLMMVITGVVSAIPVFHDWIAYRYIYHVPLAILATAFEIIAVVTISIGLILDSISHQEKMNYEMRLLSWRS from the coding sequence ATGACGCATTCCATCGCAATCATTCTTCCCGCATACAATGAAGAAGTAACTATTGAAAGCGTTATTATTGAATTTAACGCGGCATTGCCTGAGGCCGAGATATACGTTATCAACAACAATTCAAAAGACCGCACCGCAGAGATTGCTCGGTCAACATTGAGTAACATCGGTTGCAAAGGCTCGGTTATAGACGAATTCCAGCAAGGAAAAGGTAATGCAATGCGCCGCGCATTTTTGGATATTGACGTTGACATATACGTCTTGGCCGATGCAGATTTAACCTATCCAGCTGGTCGGGTCCGGGATCTCATCGCACCTGTACTATCAGGTCAAGCAGATATGGTGGTGGGCGACCGCCATTCAGGTGGCCATTATTCGGAACAGAATAAACGTAGTCTCCATGGATTCGGTAACGAATTGGTAAAGAAAATGATCAACATGTTCTTCCAATCTTCTCTGAAGGACATAATGAGTGGCTATCGGGTCTTTAATCGTAAGTTCGTCAAGAACTATCCTATTTTGGTTGCTGGTTTTCAAATTGAGACCGAGTTGACACTTCATGCATTAGATAAGCGCTTTCGAATCATGGAGCTGGAGATTGAATATGTCGATCGACCAGAAGGGAGTTATTCAAAACTTAACACTATTGCAGATGGTGTTAAGGTCATTTTCACCATCTTTCACATATTTCGTCATTACAAGCCACTGAGATTTTACGGTTTCATTTCGTTAATGATGGTTATAACAGGAGTAGTTTCTGCAATTCCGGTTTTTCATGACTGGATCGCGTACAGGTATATCTACCACGTTCCCCTTGCAATTCTTGCGACAGCTTTTGAAATTATTGCCGTGGTCACGATATCCATAGGACTTATCCTTGATAGTATCAGTCATCAGGAAAAAATGAATTATGAGATGCGATTGCTTTCGTGGCGATCATAA